The genomic interval TATAATGGAGCCAAAATGTTTGAAGACAAATCCAAGATTGTTGAAGGGCATCATGCTCTGTTTTCTTTCTCAAAAAAGTAACAATACTCCAAATTGCCCTCTTTGCCAGTGAGTTTTGAAGGCGATTTCAGAACCAACTTCCACCCTTTGAGTCTGCAGGCATCCTCAAACTTTATCATCGCCTGCAAAATTACCTTCTCATCAGTAACGACACCGTTTCTGTCTCTCTTTGCCTCACGCCCAACTTCAAACTGCGGTTTGAAAAGCAGGATGATCTTATCTTTGGCTAGTCTATCGACGGCATCCAAGATGTAAAGCAGAGAGATAAAAGCGACATCACTTACCACTATGTCAAACTCTTTCTCACTCTCAAACTCTCTTATGTCGCAACCCTCGTATGAGTGGACTCTCTCATCGTTTTTTAGACTTGCGTGTAGTTGTTCACGTCCTACATCTACGGCAGTGACTTCTTTTGCGCCGCCCTCTAGCAATACCTGAGTGAAACCGCCTGTTGATGAGCCGATGTCAAGTGCTATCATCCCATTTACGTCAAGAGAGAGCTCCTCCAAAAAAGCGCTCAGTTTAAAAGCCGCGCGGGAGACATACTCTTTATGCTCTTTTACGCTCACTTTGTCGCTCTCTTTTAGTTTATGCGATGCCTTGATGATCTGCTCACCGTTTACGCTTACAAATCCCTCTTTTATGAGTGTCTGCGCTTTGTTTCTGCTCTCGCACAGAGAGTTTTCTACAAGGTAGTTATCAAGCCTGCTCAATTTTTTCTCTCATCTCTTGCTCGCTAAGAACAGCAACGCCCAGAGCCACTGCTTTGTCATATTTGCTTCCCGCATCTTCGCCGTAGATGACAAAGTCGGTCTTTTTGGATACCGAACTCACCACCTTTGCGCCCAGAGCTTCCAACATCTCTTTTATAACGTCTCTTGACTCGCTCATACTCCCAGTAAGCACTACACTCTTGCCTTTAAACGGGTTCTCTTTTGCCTCTTCTCTCTGCTTTGGTTCAAGAGGACGCAAAATCTCTTGGAGTTGCAAGATAGTCTCTCTGTTTACTCGAACAAACTCCAAAACGGACTCCGCCATCTCCTCACCAAAACCCTCTAACGCTACCAGTTCATCTTTTGAGGCATCAATAAAAGAGCTTCCAAAACGAGCACTTAGAGTCTTTGAAGCGACCTCTCCGATATGCTCGATACCCAAAGAGTTTACAAATCGCCAGTAGTCACACCCTTTGGCAGCTTCAAGTGAGGCAAGCAGATTTTGCGCTTTTTTCTCTTTGAAACCCTCTAGCGTTAGGAGCTTCTCCAAAGTCAAATCAAACAAATCGATTACGCTCTTCACCAAACCTGACTCAAAGAGAGCCTCTACTATTTTGTTGCCCAAGCCGTCAATATTTAGGCACGGTTTTGAGGCAAAATAGATGATGGAGTTTATAACTCTTGCCTCACATGTGAGATTTTGACACTTTAAAAGTACACCCTCATCCAAAAGTTCGCTGCCGCAAACGGGGCAATTTGTAGGTCTTTGAACCTCAACTTCGCTTCCGTCTCTCTCATGCGTTAAAACTTTTATGATCTTTGGTATAACATCGCCGCTTCTAAGGATGATGACCTTGTCGTTTATGCGGATATCTTTTCTATCTATCTCGTCAAAATTGTGCAGTGTTGCTCGCTCGACTATAACGCCATCAATATTTGTCGGCTCGACGATGGCAACAGGGGTAACCGCACCCGTGCGTCCTACTTGGAGGATTATCTCTTTTAAAGTAGTTATCTTCTCAACGGCAGGAAACTTGTAAGCAACCGAAAAACGCGGGTTTTTAACGGTATAGCCCATATCTATCTGAGCGGCTATTTCGTTTACTTTTATAACCATCCCATCAAGCATCATCGCGTAACTGTCGCGGTTTTTGTTCATCTCTTCATATACCGCTTCTATCTCGTCAAAATCTTTACATGTAGCACGAAGCGGCGGTTTTTTAAAGCCAAGAGAGTAGATGTACTCCATCTTTTCGCTCAGAAGTTTATGCTCCAGAGTGTTTTCTCCCACACCGTAAGGCAAAAAAACAAGATTTCTTGAAGCGGTAATAGCAGAATCAAGCTGTCTCAGACTTCCTGCCGCTGCATTTCTAGGGTTTGCAAAAACAGCTTCGCCCTTTGCGGCTCTCTCTTGGTTAATGCGCTCAAACTCATCTTTGTAAAGCACGACCTCACCGCGAATCTCTATGCGCTCTTTATGCTCTATGGTTAGCGGGATCGAGCGGATGGTCTTTACGTTTTGGGTTATAAGCTCACCCACGCTTCCGTCTCCGCGCGTAATGCCTTGAGAGAGCTTCCCATCTTCATAGATAAGATTTAGGCTTGCTCCGTCATACTTCGGCTCGCAGTAAAATGAGATATTGCTGTCTAGTTTGTATGTTTTGGTAAGCCACTTCTGCAGTCCGTCAGAGTCAAAAACATCCTCAAGACTCCACATTCGGCTAAGATGAGGGGCTTTTGAGAATCCCTCCGAGATGATATCTCCTACTCTTTGCGTGGGAGAGTTTGCCAGAATATCCTCACAGTGGCGCTCTTCATACTCCAAAACCTCATGGTAAAGCTTGTCATAAACCTCATCGGTAGTCATCGGGTCATCAAGTACGTAGTAGTGGTATGAGTAGAGGTTAAGAAGCTCTACTGCTTTTATATATTGCTCTTTGTTCATGGTCAAAATTTTATCGAAATCTTCTTAAAATAATTAACTTGATAATAATTATCAGTATTTATATTAGATTAAGGCAACTTCCACTACACTTTCGTATTGAGAATGAATATCATTACATAAAAGGAAAACAAAAATATGAAAAATCTATTTATAAAATCACTTTTAATAGCCCCTGTACTTATAAGTGCGGATGTAATACCTGCCATTAACTCAAAAGGCGGCGCCTTGGTTCTGCCTGAGGGAAAGCTAAAGATGACGATGACGCATATAAATTTTGATAGAAACAGTATGTTTGATGGAACAAGTGAGGTTCAAAACAGAGAGAATCTTGACGCGACGGCAAACATTACCATGGTCGCTTTAAGCTACGGTCTCTCAAATAAAACGACCATAAGCACTATCATTCCTTACAAAAATATCGAAGCTACGGCAAGGCTTGGCGTAAATGAAGTCGCCATAGATAACAAAGGCTTGGGTGACATAGTTTTAGCAGCAAGACATGTTTTAGTTCCCATGAGCGATGCAGGGTATCAGCTCTCTTTTGATGCAGCCGTAAAACTCCCGACAGGTGCTACAAACGGCTCATTTAAAACAGCACCTGCAATTGCAAATGACGTAAACACTCCTATGCCTACACAGATGGGAACGGGAGAGTTTGAGTATATGCTCGGGCTTGGAACTACAAAGATGCTAGATGAGAGCTGGGAAATGGATGCGCACGCTATGTACACGCACAGACCAAAAGCGCACAACGACTACGATTTCGGCGATGAGATCGCTCTGAACCTCTCAACAACAAAAGCTGTTACAAGCAAACTAAATATCGGTGTTGAGTATAATGTTAAGTACAATACAAAGACGGACATGGGAGAGGACACAAATGCACCGCTTCGCTCTATGCTTCCGTTTAAAGCTTTTAGCGGAACGGCAGCTTATGTGACACCTCAAGTAGAGTTTTTACCCTTTGGCAAACCAAAAGTTCATATAGGAGTAGGTCTCTCATTTTTGGCACATTATGACCTGAAAGAGTATCAGCCCCTTGAAAAAGAGAGATTTATAGTTAGACTTGGTTATATGTTTTGACTTGATTATGGTCAATGATAATTAATATTATAGTTAGTAATATACACAATAATTTTACGAGGATTTTTATTATGAAAAGTTTTATCTCTACAGTTTTTACACTGCTGCTACTTGGCTCGAACTCACTTATTGCGGGCGAGAAACTGGACAAGATCGTGGTCTCTGGCCCCTTTGCTTCCGTTTCACACCCGATCTTGCATATAATAGAGACAAACGCGCTAAGCGATGTTGCAGACAAGGTAGAGTTCAAACTTTGGAAAAATCCAGACGAACTTCGTGCAATGACTATCAAAGGGGATGTGGACTTTGTAGCCATCCCTACAAACACGGCGGCAATACTCAACAACAAAGGCGTTGATATAAGACTGCTAAATGTTTCCGTTTGGGGGATTTTAGGGATGATAAGCCGCGATAATTCGCTAAAAACCCTTAAAGATTTCAAAGGCAAAAAGATAGCCGTTCCTTTTCGCGCCGATATGCCCGACATAGTATTTAAACAGCTTCTAAAAAAAGAGGGATTAGACCCTAAAGAGGATTTTGAGCTTCTCTATGTAGCTTCTCCAGTTGATGCTATGCAGATGCTTATCATGAGAAGAATAGACCACGCGCTCTTAGCTGAGCCTGCCATCTCAATGGCTCTACGTAAGACAAAATCATTTCCCGTCAGTCTGGTCGCGCCTGACTTGTACAGAAGCGTCGATCTGCAAGATGAGTGGGGTAAAGTATTTGACACAAATGGTGATGTTCCTGAAGCGGGCATTGCCGTTATGGGGCATGTTAAAGATGAGCATGTTATCAAGAGATTTAAAGAAGAGTATGCAAAATCACTTGAGTGGTACAGAGCAAACCCCAAAGAGGCGGGTAAACTGGTTGCAAAAAATATTGATATGTTAAGTGAAGAGGGAATAAGCGACTCTATCTCGCATATTAGGTTTAAAAACGTAAGTGCCGCAGAAGCAAAGAGAGAGTTAGAGTTTTTCTTTAATGTCTTAAAAGAAGAAGAGCCTAAAAGTATCGGCGGCAAACTGCCCCAGAACAGTTTTTACTACGGACTTTAATATATGAAGTTTGCCCTAAAAATCTTAAAAGACTTCCCCGCCTTTCTTTGGAGCGGATGGGGAGCGCTCGCTTCCATACTACTATTTATTGCACTTTGGGATGTGGGCAATCAGGTTTATGGCGATCTGGTTCTGCCCTCACCGCTTGAGACCTTTAAAACTCTGGGCTTGATGCTTCAAGATGAGGCTGTTATAACAGAGATAAAGACAACGCTTTACCGTGCTTCGATCGGCTTTGGCATCTCACTTCTTTTAGGAACCGCTCTTGGGCTGTTAGCTGGTTTTTTTGCAACGGCTTCGATGATGAGCCGCCCGATAGTAACCATACTTGTGGGTATGCCTCCCATTGCCTGGATAGTTTTGGCGATGATCTGGTTTGGCATGGGGGATGAGACCGTAATATTTACGGTTATCGTCGCCTCTTTTCCTATTATCTTTGTCGGAGCGCTTCAGGGAACACGCACGCTTGATGGCGACTTAAAGGAGATGGCTGAGAGCTTTCATTTTCCGTGGCATATGAGATTTTTTGACGTCTATTTTCCGCATATCTTCTCATACGTTTTTCCGGCATGGGTAAGCGGTCTAGGAATGGCATGGAAGATAGTAATCATGGCAGAGCTTTTAGCTACGAGTGATGGCATCGGAGCATCTTTGGCAGTGGCGAGAAGCCAGCTTGATACTCCTACGGCTCTCTCCATCGTCGTAATTATGATAGCTTCGCTGATGTTTATAGAGTACATAATATTAGAACCGATAAAAAGAGAGGTTGAACTGTGGAGAGATTAGAGGTAAAAAAACTAAACCACCATTTTGGTTTTAGTGAGATTTTAAAAGATATAAGCTTCACGCTTAACAAAGGCGAAGTCCTCTCGATAGTCGGTCCTAGCGGCGGCGGTAAAACAACGCTTCTGCATCTATGCGCCGATCTTCTTGATGTTCAGGAGGGAAGTGTTACAAACACCTTCTCAAGCAGTGCGTTCGCTTTTCAGGAAGCGAGGCTTCTGCCGTGGAAAAACGTCATAGAGAATATCGCTCTGGCACTAACCGCTAAAGGAGAGAAAAAAGAGAGTGCCATAAAAAAATCGCAAGAGATAGCGCTTCGCTTCGGTCTTGTTGAGGATGATTTTGAGAAGTTTCCAAAGGATTTAAGCGGCGGAATGAAGCAGAGAGTTAGCTTTGCAAGAGCGCTTGTCGTCAAACCATCTCTGCTCTTTTTGGACGAACCCTTTTCTGCACTTGATATCGGGCTTAAAAAAGAGCTTCAAAGCGTGCTAATTGAGATGATAAGCAAAAAAGAGATAAGTATACTTTTTATAACGCATGATCTGATGGAGGCGATTCGCTTAAGCGATGAGATGCTACTTCTTAAAGCCGATCCGGGGCATATAGTAAAAAAATTCAAGTTTGACCTTATCCAAAACCAGAGAGATGACAAATATGTTTATGGCAAGAGTGCGGAAATACTTCAAGATGAAGAGATTATAAGCACATTTGAACTGGAACTAAAATAATGAGCCAAGAAGAAAAACCGCAGATACTTCACGCGACAAACCACTATCTCTACTATCCTGACGAAAAAGATGTACCTGCATACTTGGCGTATGGATTTAGACCCGTATTTCTACTTCTTGCTCCATATATGATAATCTCCATGCTTCTTTGGGGGCTTGTCTGGAGTGGAGCCATAAACATACCCTTTATGGACAATGTTTTAGTATGGCACGTTTACGAGATGCTCTTTGGAATACTTACCATCGGAGCACTGGCGTTTTTAAGCACAGGACTTCCCGAACTTTTTCCGGGGCTTATTCCCCTTATCGGCAAGAGATTAAAGTATGTGGTTCTATTATGGGTGGCGGGTCGCATAAGCTTCTGGCTTATCGATGTTACGGGAGTCTATTTGACTGCTCTCTTAAACCTCTTAATGCTTGGCTGGCTTATCTGGTTTGGAAGAAGAGCGGTTCTGGACAAGCTCCAAAGACACGCCTCTCTTGGCTATACGCTATTGGCACTTTTAATCATTGAGGCTTGGTTCTTTGCATCTATGGCAGGTCACGCTTCCACTCCGCCGATAGATATACTCAAAATAGCTCTCGGGGGACATGTTGTGCTGATACTTCTGGCACTTAGACGTGTCAATATGGAGGCAGTAAATGAGCTGATGGAGGATAAGGGAATAGATGACGTATATGTTTCACGTCCTCCGCTAACAAACCTCGCCGCCTTTAGTGTCATCCTTTTTAGCGTTGTAGAGTTTTTATACCCTGCCAACTCCGCTTTAGGATGGATCGGGCTCGCCGTGGGAGCTGCTATTTTAGCGGTAACGAACGACTATATTTTAAAAGACAAGTTTATTCTAAATCAGCCTTATGTAATATATTTAAGTTTGATTTTTATTATGCTTGGAGTGGGTTATGCGCTTATGGGATGGGCTATTTTAGCCCAAGATACGCATAATATAAGCCACTTTAGACACTTTATAACAAGTGGCGGGATTGGTCTCTCTTATGTTATGGTCATGATGATCATCAGCTGGATACATACGGGACGTCACCTAACGTCAAATATATATACGCACTCTATGGTCGCGGCAGTAGTTGTGGCAACTCTTATGAGAGGCTCTATACCGTTTTTTGAGAACTATTCGGATGAGCTCTATCTTTACTCATCGCTTATATGGACGCTTCCGTTTATAATCTATATAAAGCTCTTTTTTAGATTTTTAACAGCTCCTCGGGCTGATGGGGTAAAGGGCTGATTATAGAGCATAGATCTACAGGACGCCCAAAGTAGTACCCCTGAAACTCGTCTACGCCGTACTCTTTTAGAAGTTCAAATATCTTCTCGTTCTCGACAAACTCCGCAACGGTAGTTATATTTAACTCCTGTGCGAAGCGGATTATACTCTTTACCAAGATTTGAGAGTCGCTGTCTGTCAATATATTTTGTATCAAAGAGCCGTCGATCTTTAGATAATCTGGCTTTATCTCCAGAATATGCGCATAGTTTGCATAACCGCTTCCAAAATCGTCTATGGCAATCTGTACACCCATCTCACGCAGCTTTTCAACAACTTTTCTGAGCATCTTGAAGTTCTCTACACCCTCTTGTTCAGTTATCTCTACAACTACTCTGCGCGGAGAGTCAAACTCTTTGATCTGCTCCATCAATGTATCCATCATCGAGGTATTGAAAAAGTCGTTTGGCAGAAAGTTTATTGAGATCTTCTCGCTTCGCTTGGCAAAAAACGAAAGACTCTGCACCAGCATCTCTTTTGCTATCTGTATGTAAAGACCGCTGTTCATCGAAATATCCAAAAACTCACACGGTGGCAATATCTTTTTCTCACCGCCGTCAAACTCCACTATTCTAGCCAAAGCTTCATACTTTATAACTACTCCGTCTCTGTCTGTTATAGGCTGAAAAAACGGGATAACATTTTTATGCTCCAGTGCATATTTTACACACCGCTTCACTCTCATAACATTTTGTGAATACTCTTTTGTATCGACCTTCTGTGAGTACATCAGATAAGGCAATGACTGCTTTTTAGCCTTTTTAATAGCCATCTGAGCATCTTCAAGCGGATGTTTGTCATTAAACGCCATACCGGAATATATCTCAATGCTAATAGCCTCATCAACTCCTACCACAAATATTTTAAGAGAGCTAAGTTTATTATGAAGCTCTTCAATAATTTTACAATACTCATCACCCTCAAAGTTATCCTCTTTTTTTAAAAGTACAAACTCATCCGAAGAGATCCTATATGCATCAAAGTTATATTTTTTGGCAAACTCATCAAATGCTTCTGCAACTCTGATAAGTATCTCGTTACCTACATCAACGCCGTATATTTCGTTAATAAGGCTGAACTCTTTTATGTTGCTGAGGATAAGCACCTTATTTTCTAAAGATAGCAGATTGTCATTGAGCGCATGCCTGTTTAAAAGAGTTGTCAGATGGTCGGTATAGACCTGCTTGGAGAAGTACTCAAGCATCTTGCTAAAGCCAATATGATGGATGGCTCCCAAAATAAGCATAATAACAACGATCATAAAAAATAGATGTTGCATAAACTCTCTATCTTTTTTTGCGACTCCAGACATATCAAATCCAATGACCAGATGGCCGAGTGTTTTAGACAGGTGGTTATTTAGAGGAATGCTCATATCTATTTTGTAGAGCTCTGCATCCTCGTTATGCTCATGTTCTAGGTGTTTTTTTAGATTTTCACTACCCTTTATAAGTATGTAGTTCTCACCTATCGCTATGCCGTCTTTGTTTATGAGAACATTCATCAAAGAGCTGTTTACTGCAACACCGATATCGGCTTCAAAAATGGAGTTTAGATTTTTTAAGAAATTCTCTGGAGATATTCCAAGCTCTACATTTCCGACATAAACATCATTGTAGAAGATAGGCTTTGTTATACGGTATGTCATCTCAAGATTGCCTACTTCAAAACCGCTGAATGAGCGCTGCATAGTGTTCGTATCTGTCATAAGAGTTCTATTCTTATTTAACTTATCACCAAAATACTGAGGTTTGTGCGCTCTAAATAGAGTTATGCCCTCATTTGTGCGAAATGTAAGTATATTAACGGAGTTTTGAATAAGTTTTAGCTCGTTATAAAGTGGCAAGACTATCGAAGCTATGCTTTCATGATCTTTGCTTGAAACTGCTTTTGCCAGACCTTTTGAAGCTATAAGTTTATCAAGTCTTAGTTCAAGCTCTATCTTGTCATGCTCAAGATTGACCTCAAATAGGTTTTTAGCAGACGCCGCAACCCGTTGAAACTGCTTCTCAATTGAACTGCTTATCTGATAGTTTAAAAAAAGATAAACGACGGCCCATGCCACTCCAAGTACAATTGAAGTTAATATCAGTGTATTGCGTCTTGTCTGATTAGGGACACTCATGCCGTTCTCACTCTATATAATTTAGTCATAATTGTACCCTTTTCATTCTAAAGTTTTAATTTATTTTTACTTATATATCACTAACACTTTTATATAATACTTTTAGCACCAAAAACAAAAGGATAAACAATGAAAAAGATACTATTGACAGTCGCACTTTTCACTACACTATCTATTGCAGAGGAGAGTTTTCAAGCTCATGAGCAGAAGATGCAGCAGATGCAAAAAGAGAGCGGTTCTGGCGAGATGAACCAAGATAGAAACAGAAACAAAGAGAAGCAGGAGAAGAAAAGTCAGTACAAATATGAAAATCAGTACAAGAACGGCGCACAAGACGGCTCTAATATGAACAGCGGCTCAATGGGTAGCAGAGGCGGCGGTAGAAGATAACTCTTCTAGCACCTACACCTTGGTGTAGAGCCAGCTCCTCTTTTGATAAATATAGACATATATCAACCCTTTTATAAGCGTCTCAATATTCATTATCACAAAAATAGCAATGATCCCGTAACCCATTTTATAGGCTATATATGAGGGTATCACTCTAAATATCCAAAGCGAAAGCACATTGACCTTTAGCGTAGTTTTTGTAGCTCCTGCTCCACGCAGTGCCCCCGAATAGACGAACATTATCGCAAGCGGTATCTGGGCAACTCCTACAAGTATAAGGTAGTATGAAGCCACTGCTATCGTAGCTGCATCTTTTGTAAAAAAGCTAACCAGAAACTCGGGAAAGAGAATAAGAAAAACACCCACACTTCCCATAAATATATAGGCTATTCGTCCGCTTATTACACCCATATTGTAGGCTCTACCTATATTTTTTGCTCCCAGACTCTGCCCCACAAGTGCCATTGCTGCTATAGAAAAACCAAAACCGGGCATAAACGCAATTCCCTCTATACGAAGAGCGACCTGATACCCTGCTAGCTCTTCTGTTCCGTAAGCGGCGATTATGGCTACAAAAACAAGAAAGGACATGCTTGAGATTCCGCGGTCAAGCGCCGCGCTCCATCCCACATGCCAAACCCTGATAAGATCTTTTACTCTTATGATAGGGATGATATTGAGCTTTGAGTGCGGTTTTTTTATAAGGATGTAATATGCAACGACGTTAAAACAGTAAGATATTACGGTCGCATACGCCGCCCCCTCTATCCCCATCGCCTCAAAGCCGTAATGACCGAAGATAAGGACATAGTTTAAAAATGCGTTTATTGCAGTGGATACAAGCTTAATATATAGAGAGTTTTTAGTATCTCCCGCCGCCGAGAGCGCGTTATACAGAAGTGTGTCGATAAATATAACGACTATTCCAAGAGAGATTATCTTAAAGTATAGTGCGCCCTGCTCTACAACATCCTCTTGCGCACCCATAAGTGCGTAGATATACTCACTCCCTGTATAGCCGGCGATCGTGACAAAAACAGAGAGCACTACCGCAAAAATCCCAAGCGAGTAGAGCAGTGCCGAAGCCCTTCTTTTTCTCCCCTCTCCTATAAAACGGGATATTAGTGCATTTCCGCCAACGACATAAAGTGTCATAAGAACGTTTATGATCATCATAAACTGCATGCTCATACCAACAGCGGCAAGTGCGGAGACGCTTACCATACCGATCATAAGCATATCTACAAGGATCTGAAGAATATCTACAAGATGTTTTAGTGCCGCAGGAATTGCGATAGAAAATACCTTGTGCGTATCACGCGAAATCAGTTTTGAAAAAATTGTGACACCTCTTGCATGGCCGACATCAGCTCATCTTTTGTCTTAAACTCTAAAATTGTTCTATTTTTTTTCTCTTCATGTACAGGAGTGAAATCAAAAACCAAAATGTAAGATTTAAGCTTTACTTTTTCACCGTAAAGCTCTGCCCACTCCAGACTCATCTCTGCGACCTCACCGTTCAAGTCCACAACTACTGCGGGGTATAGCCGTGTTATTTTACTTAAATCGAGATCTCCGACACTTGATCTATAAATCATATTTTTCATAAACTAAACTTTTTACAATATATTTTTGATATAGTAACCTATGAAGTTTGATAGTTCGCTTTTTAATATAGCTCTAAATAGATACTTCACACAGATTTCACATATCTGATTTATAATAGTTATTATAATTTAAAATAAAAAAGAGTCTCTGTTATGAAAAATTTTCTGTTTCTATCTTTTTACCTTTTTTTCTCTCTTGCTCACGCCAGAGAGCTCACACTTGATGAGTGCATTGATAAGGCTCTGAAAAACCATCCCGATATCAAAAGACTCTCTTTGAGTGTTTCAAAAAGCAAAAGTTATGTAGATATCGCAAAGGCGGACTATCTGCCGCAGATAAACCTAAGTGCGGAGTATAACCCCATCAACACGTTTGTAATGCCGCAAAACTCTCAGTTTAATACCATCGAAGATGACAGCTACAAAGTAAGCGCACAGTTAAATCAAAAAATATATGATTTTGATAAAACAACCTCAACCATAAAAGCGTATAAAAAAGAGCAAAACAGAGCCGATTTTACCTTAGAGGAT from Sulfurimonas crateris carries:
- a CDS encoding EAL domain-containing protein; translation: MSVPNQTRRNTLILTSIVLGVAWAVVYLFLNYQISSSIEKQFQRVAASAKNLFEVNLEHDKIELELRLDKLIASKGLAKAVSSKDHESIASIVLPLYNELKLIQNSVNILTFRTNEGITLFRAHKPQYFGDKLNKNRTLMTDTNTMQRSFSGFEVGNLEMTYRITKPIFYNDVYVGNVELGISPENFLKNLNSIFEADIGVAVNSSLMNVLINKDGIAIGENYILIKGSENLKKHLEHEHNEDAELYKIDMSIPLNNHLSKTLGHLVIGFDMSGVAKKDREFMQHLFFMIVVIMLILGAIHHIGFSKMLEYFSKQVYTDHLTTLLNRHALNDNLLSLENKVLILSNIKEFSLINEIYGVDVGNEILIRVAEAFDEFAKKYNFDAYRISSDEFVLLKKEDNFEGDEYCKIIEELHNKLSSLKIFVVGVDEAISIEIYSGMAFNDKHPLEDAQMAIKKAKKQSLPYLMYSQKVDTKEYSQNVMRVKRCVKYALEHKNVIPFFQPITDRDGVVIKYEALARIVEFDGGEKKILPPCEFLDISMNSGLYIQIAKEMLVQSLSFFAKRSEKISINFLPNDFFNTSMMDTLMEQIKEFDSPRRVVVEITEQEGVENFKMLRKVVEKLREMGVQIAIDDFGSGYANYAHILEIKPDYLKIDGSLIQNILTDSDSQILVKSIIRFAQELNITTVAEFVENEKIFELLKEYGVDEFQGYYFGRPVDLCSIISPLPHQPEELLKI
- a CDS encoding NnrS family protein, with translation MSQEEKPQILHATNHYLYYPDEKDVPAYLAYGFRPVFLLLAPYMIISMLLWGLVWSGAINIPFMDNVLVWHVYEMLFGILTIGALAFLSTGLPELFPGLIPLIGKRLKYVVLLWVAGRISFWLIDVTGVYLTALLNLLMLGWLIWFGRRAVLDKLQRHASLGYTLLALLIIEAWFFASMAGHASTPPIDILKIALGGHVVLILLALRRVNMEAVNELMEDKGIDDVYVSRPPLTNLAAFSVILFSVVEFLYPANSALGWIGLAVGAAILAVTNDYILKDKFILNQPYVIYLSLIFIMLGVGYALMGWAILAQDTHNISHFRHFITSGGIGLSYVMVMMIISWIHTGRHLTSNIYTHSMVAAVVVATLMRGSIPFFENYSDELYLYSSLIWTLPFIIYIKLFFRFLTAPRADGVKG
- a CDS encoding ABC transporter permease; this encodes MKFALKILKDFPAFLWSGWGALASILLFIALWDVGNQVYGDLVLPSPLETFKTLGLMLQDEAVITEIKTTLYRASIGFGISLLLGTALGLLAGFFATASMMSRPIVTILVGMPPIAWIVLAMIWFGMGDETVIFTVIVASFPIIFVGALQGTRTLDGDLKEMAESFHFPWHMRFFDVYFPHIFSYVFPAWVSGLGMAWKIVIMAELLATSDGIGASLAVARSQLDTPTALSIVVIMIASLMFIEYIILEPIKREVELWRD
- the ligA gene encoding NAD-dependent DNA ligase LigA → MNKEQYIKAVELLNLYSYHYYVLDDPMTTDEVYDKLYHEVLEYEERHCEDILANSPTQRVGDIISEGFSKAPHLSRMWSLEDVFDSDGLQKWLTKTYKLDSNISFYCEPKYDGASLNLIYEDGKLSQGITRGDGSVGELITQNVKTIRSIPLTIEHKERIEIRGEVVLYKDEFERINQERAAKGEAVFANPRNAAAGSLRQLDSAITASRNLVFLPYGVGENTLEHKLLSEKMEYIYSLGFKKPPLRATCKDFDEIEAVYEEMNKNRDSYAMMLDGMVIKVNEIAAQIDMGYTVKNPRFSVAYKFPAVEKITTLKEIILQVGRTGAVTPVAIVEPTNIDGVIVERATLHNFDEIDRKDIRINDKVIILRSGDVIPKIIKVLTHERDGSEVEVQRPTNCPVCGSELLDEGVLLKCQNLTCEARVINSIIYFASKPCLNIDGLGNKIVEALFESGLVKSVIDLFDLTLEKLLTLEGFKEKKAQNLLASLEAAKGCDYWRFVNSLGIEHIGEVASKTLSARFGSSFIDASKDELVALEGFGEEMAESVLEFVRVNRETILQLQEILRPLEPKQREEAKENPFKGKSVVLTGSMSESRDVIKEMLEALGAKVVSSVSKKTDFVIYGEDAGSKYDKAVALGVAVLSEQEMREKIEQA
- the tlyA gene encoding 23S rRNA (cytidine-2'-O)-methyltransferase TlyA, encoding MSRLDNYLVENSLCESRNKAQTLIKEGFVSVNGEQIIKASHKLKESDKVSVKEHKEYVSRAAFKLSAFLEELSLDVNGMIALDIGSSTGGFTQVLLEGGAKEVTAVDVGREQLHASLKNDERVHSYEGCDIREFESEKEFDIVVSDVAFISLLYILDAVDRLAKDKIILLFKPQFEVGREAKRDRNGVVTDEKVILQAMIKFEDACRLKGWKLVLKSPSKLTGKEGNLEYCYFFEKENRA
- a CDS encoding ABC transporter substrate-binding protein codes for the protein MKSFISTVFTLLLLGSNSLIAGEKLDKIVVSGPFASVSHPILHIIETNALSDVADKVEFKLWKNPDELRAMTIKGDVDFVAIPTNTAAILNNKGVDIRLLNVSVWGILGMISRDNSLKTLKDFKGKKIAVPFRADMPDIVFKQLLKKEGLDPKEDFELLYVASPVDAMQMLIMRRIDHALLAEPAISMALRKTKSFPVSLVAPDLYRSVDLQDEWGKVFDTNGDVPEAGIAVMGHVKDEHVIKRFKEEYAKSLEWYRANPKEAGKLVAKNIDMLSEEGISDSISHIRFKNVSAAEAKRELEFFFNVLKEEEPKSIGGKLPQNSFYYGL
- a CDS encoding transporter gives rise to the protein MKNLFIKSLLIAPVLISADVIPAINSKGGALVLPEGKLKMTMTHINFDRNSMFDGTSEVQNRENLDATANITMVALSYGLSNKTTISTIIPYKNIEATARLGVNEVAIDNKGLGDIVLAARHVLVPMSDAGYQLSFDAAVKLPTGATNGSFKTAPAIANDVNTPMPTQMGTGEFEYMLGLGTTKMLDESWEMDAHAMYTHRPKAHNDYDFGDEIALNLSTTKAVTSKLNIGVEYNVKYNTKTDMGEDTNAPLRSMLPFKAFSGTAAYVTPQVEFLPFGKPKVHIGVGLSFLAHYDLKEYQPLEKERFIVRLGYMF
- a CDS encoding ABC transporter ATP-binding protein, translating into MERLEVKKLNHHFGFSEILKDISFTLNKGEVLSIVGPSGGGKTTLLHLCADLLDVQEGSVTNTFSSSAFAFQEARLLPWKNVIENIALALTAKGEKKESAIKKSQEIALRFGLVEDDFEKFPKDLSGGMKQRVSFARALVVKPSLLFLDEPFSALDIGLKKELQSVLIEMISKKEISILFITHDLMEAIRLSDEMLLLKADPGHIVKKFKFDLIQNQRDDKYVYGKSAEILQDEEIISTFELELK